CCATGATATAAAATTTATTTAGTTAAAATAATAGTTACCTCTAAAGATAACTAAAATTAAGACCCTAAATAAATTAAAACGTCACTTTCTAGCCATTAATAGCTTCTACCATAGCGACTTTGCCTGGCAACATTTCTTTTAGCATGTTCTCAATACCACTCTTTAAAGTGTATGTAGACGATGGACAACCACTACAAGCGCCTTGTAGAAGTACGCTTACATTTTTTGTTTCTTCATCATAAGATATAAACTGAATATTACCACCATCACTAGCTACAGCAGGTTTTACGTATTCTTCAAGAATATTTATAATTTCTTTAGACGTATCATCAAGCGTATCAAAATGTGTATCAACGTGTTCTGTAGATTTTTTTAGAGTTTCTACTGCTTCTGGTAAAACAACTTCTTTTCCATCTTCAATATAACTTCTAATAAATTCACGAAGTTCTAAAGTAATACCATCCCATTCGGCGATATCGTATTTCGTAATAGAAACGTAATTTTCATCAAGAAAAACGCTTTTTACAAAAGGAAAATGAAACAACTCGGTAGCCAATGGCGAAAGTTTTGCCTCATCAATAGAAGTGAATTCAAAAAGGGCTGTTACTATTTTTTTGTTAGCAACAAACTTTATAACAGCAGGGTTTGGTGTACTTTCTGCGTAAACAGTAACCGGAACTTTTTTAGGAGCTGCCGATTCTTCCATTACAATACCATTATCATTTAAATAGGCTTCAATTTGTTCAGCCATTTCATCTTGCACATCGGTCCATTCTACTATACTGTAACGTTCTACAGCAATAAAATTACCCGAAATGTAAACCTTTTTTACAAAGGGTAAATAAAATAATTGTTGAGCTAAAGGCGATCCTTTTGCCTCATCAATATTATTAAATTCGAAACTTTGGTGCTGTGTAATAAATTGATTTAACTCAAATTTTACTATGCTATCGTTAGATGTTTCTTTAATAGAAACCTTGAAATTACTCATTTTAGCTATTTTTTTACAAAAATACTAAAAGAAAACTTTAGATATCCATATATTTGAGTTTTGTTGCCCAATTGTAGAACTGAACCAAGTATGTAATTACTAGTAAGTTTAAGGCTATAATTTTTTAATAATCAAGGCGTTTATAATAGCAAACATACCTCGTGTACAAGTTATGAGATTAAAATTTAGTTTTATGGTAATTGCAACAATGTTGTTTTCCAACATGGCAACTTCTCAAGAAGGATTACCCATTTATACAGATTATCTAACCGATAATTATTATTTAATTCACCCATCTATGGCAGGAGCCGCAAATTGTGCAAAGCTACGCCTTACAGCTCGCCAACAATGGTTTGGGCAAGAAGATGCTCCAAAATTAATGACCATGAGTGTTAATAGCCGTATTGGCGATACACCATCGGCAGTTGGAGGAATTCTATACACCGATAAAAACGGATATCACTCGCAAACTGGAGCTTATGCAACTTATGCGCATCACCTTATGTTTTCGCGTTCTCCTGTAGATTTAAATATGCTTTCTTTCGGTTTAAGTGCCGGAATTATTCAATATAAATTAGATGAGACTTCTTTTCTTTTCGATGGTCCAGATCCAATAATCGATGGTACAGTACAAAGTGAAACCAACTTCAATTTAGATTTCGGTTTTTCTTACCAGTTTTTAGATTATTATGCACACGGTACGGTTAAGAATTTAATTAAAAACTCAGGAGTAAATAGCGACCAGAATATTACAAGTAATTTAAGACGCTACCTATTTTCTTTAGGAGCTGTTTTTGGTAGCTATGGAAGCACTTGGAGTTACGAGCCATCAATAATGTTTCAATATCGCGATGCAACAAAAGAGGGTGGTATAGATATTAATGCCAAGGCATACAAACAAATGGATTTTGGTAAAATTTGGGGTGGGATTTCATACCGTCAAAGTAGTGATGGCGCGGAATATTTAACCTCTACCAATTCGGTTAAAAGTCAAAAACTACAGCAAATTACACCAATTTTAGGTGTTAATTTTAATGAGTTTATGTTTGCTTACACATACACCTATCAATCAAACTCTTTAGTGTTTACAAATGGTGGTTTTCACCAGTTTACCCTAGGTTACAACTTTAATTGCAGAAAAGAGGCTTACCATTGTAACTGTCCGGCAGTTAATTAAAATAAAGACATTACATTCTATACATAACATCAAATCCCACTAATGACTTAGTGGGATTTGATGTTTAATAACTTCTTAGCTTGGGCGTGTCGCCTCCTAAGGTCGGCGCCGGGCTTTTACTACTCGCTCCCTTCCTTTGGTCGGGGAGCTCAAACAGGCCGTTCAATCCCTCACGCACTATCCGCATCGGTAGTTTACTAAACCATTAATACGGGTTTACTTCCAAGTATAATTTTTCTTTTGAGCTTGTGCTTTAATAGCGTTAGTCATGGCGTTTTCTAAACCATTATTACCCTCTGTTTTTTGTTTCGAAATATAAACTTTACGTTTCGCATTAAGTTCTTGTATTTCATTCTGAATATCTTCACGTTCCTTACGTTTTGTGTCAATATAACCTTTAATTTCCTCAGTAGATTTTCCTTTCAATTCTGCTGGTAAAGCATCATCTTTTAAATCTGATATAACAACTTCGTCCATTTCTTCAGCATCTACTAAATCCCAAGATTTGTTTTTGTACAAATGCGAGCTTTTACTAACCGATCTACTCACGGCATTTGCTTTGCTGTAACCGGCAGCATTTTTATCTTGTTCAGCTTGCATTTCCATTTTGCGTTGCCCTTTAGAACCGTAAGTCACATAAGTACTATTTAGTTTTTTGTTCAAAATTAAAATAGTATCATCATAAGGCGATGCAATATGTACCGTTTTGGTGTTTTGTTCAATAGCCATATAGTCGCCTTTTGTTAACTGGGCACCAGCTTGCCATTTACTAGAAATACCTTGTCTGTAATTACCGCAAAAAATGGTGTTTACAGTAACATCTTTTTCGTTTGCATTTGTGGTTGCATCTTGGTAATTCACCTTTCCTTGCGTAAAAGCTTCGTTTCCAGCAATAAAAATGAGTTTTAAATCGTCTGGGTTTTTACCCCAGTTTAATTGGTTTAATGAAGTTTGGATAACTTGTCCACAATATTCTTCACCACCATTTGTGGTTAAGGAAAATAACTCTTTAGAGATATCATCTAAATCATCACTAAAGGCTAATACTTGTTTTATGTAGCCTTCATCTCCGTTTAAATTATCATTACCATATTCATATAGAGCAATTTGTAAATTTGGCTTATTTGTTCCGCATTTAGCATAAGATAGCTCGTTTACAATATCCCAAAGTTGAGCTTTTGCCTGATTTATTAAACCGTCCATGCTATTACTGGTGTCTAATAAAAGCGCCACCTTAATAAATTGTTTATTAGGCTCCTTGTCGTTCTTTTCCTTTTCAATTTCGTGCTCAACGGTATGTTCAGCATAAAGTTCTGGTTGCTTTTTATTATTGGCGTTACAAGAAGTGAAACCAATTAAGGCAGCACAAAAGACGAATGTTTTTAAGTGTGTTTTCATAGTTTTTGTTTTTTAAATGAGAAAGATTTCAATACTGTAAAACTAAATTCAAACCAGTTCATAATAAAACAGGAATGCGTAGCACGGGCATTTCAATGCGTGACATTAACCTTTTAATTAGTAAGCGCGACTTTTAGGCTGGTAAAAGGGCATTATTTATAAAACCATCATTTTATTATACCAAGTAAAGTGCGTAAGTTTATCGTTGTGAAAATTATAATGAATACTTATTTAAAATATATAGCGCTTTTAAGCTTTGTTCTGTTCAGTACGTTTGTGTTGGCGCAGAATAACGGTGGATTAAATATTCAGGGTGAAAGATTTACTGTGCGTGGTTCAGTGATTGAAAGTGATACCCGAAACCCAATTCCAGATGTAAACATTGAAGTTAACGGTGGCGGATATGCAACCACCGATATTATGGGCGATTTTAGAATTGAGGTGCGTATTGGTGATGAGCTTACCATTCGATACAAAGATTTTGAAACCGTTTATTATACCATAAAAAGTAACGAGCGTATCGAAGTTCAGGTAGAGACTAATAAAAAAGAACGTACTTTATCTAAGTATAGTAAACGATTACGGAGTAATCCTGAATCTTTTAAATCGCTAATAGATTCGGCAGATGTCTATTTAAAAAAAGATGCTCGAAAAAGTATTCAGTTTATTTCTGAAGCTTTAGTTGAAACCAATTCTGCCAAAGAAAATGGTATTGCTTACGAGTCTTTAGGCGATATTTATTTTTATTGGAAACAGTACGATTTAGCGGTTTCTAATTATAGAATAAGCCTCCAAAGTGCCAACAGTAACGAGGTGTCTTTAAAGCTTGCAAATGCTTATAAACTCAATAAAAACTACCAAGAAAGTATACAAACCTATAAAGCACTCGATAAAAGAGAATTTACCAATTGGCAATTAGTATCGCTTTATGAAGGTTTGGGCGATGTGTATTTGTTAACTAAAGACTTCAATACATCTATAGATAATTATAAACAAGGTTTAACCGTGGCTCAAAACCATTTAATAAAACCCAAAGAAACCGATTTAAACTCCAAAATAGCGCAGGCTTATAGTGCAAAAGGAGATGCAGATAAGGCAAAAGGCTTTTTCTATAAATCATTAAATCTTGCCAATAGCGAAAATAAAAAAAGAGCCGTTTCAGAAAAATTAAAGGTAGCCGATTTTCAAAATGATATCAGCGATTATTCTGAAGAAATTCAGCTTAGAAAAGAGGCATTAAATACTATTAGTGAAATTGAAGCCGATTCTGTTTTCGATAATGAAAGCCCGTTAACGCCGCAAAAACAAAACTATAAAATAGGAAATGCTTATGCCTCACAAGGTGATGTAGGTAATGCGATAAGTTACCTTGAAAAAAGTATTGTTGAAGCTGAAAGTAAATCGGATTTAATTGTGAAAAAAGATGCCACTCGAAGATTATCTGAGGTTTATCAAACAGCCGAAGATTACGAGAAATCATTAAAAGCATTCCAAGATTATGTAGATTTAGTAGATCAGGTTTATGCTAAAAAAGAACAGCAAATTTCGCAAGCTGCACGTTTTAGTAAGGAGTTGTCGACTAAGCAAAATAGAATTACTAGCTTAGAGAGCGATCGTGAATTATCAGAGAGTAAATACCAACTTTCTACAGAGCAAACTAAGCGTCAAAAACTTATTATTTATTCATTAATTGGTGGTTTAGCTTTGTTATTACTCGCCGCTTTTTTAATGTTTAAGTATATAAAACAGCAGCGTTTGGCTAATAATTTATTGGCTTTAAAAAGTTTACGAAGCCAAATGAATCCACACTTTATTTTTAATGCGTTAAATTCTGTAAATAGTTTTATAGCTTCTAACGACGAACGTACGGCTAATAAATATCTAACCGATTTTTCATTGTTAATGCGTGCTGTTTTAGAAAATAGTGAGCAAGATTTTATTCCTTTAGAAAAAGAAATTAAGCTGTTAGAGCTGTATACTAAATTAGAACATTTTCGATTTAAAGATAAGTTTGATTATACCATTAAAGTGGATAAAAATATCAATGTAAACGATTTTGTAATTCCGCCTATGTTACTTCAACCTTATATAGAAAATGCAGTTTGGCACGGGTTACGTTATAAAAAAACAAAGGGAAATTTAGAAATAGCCATTAATCAATCTAACCCAAATGAAATTACGATAAGTATTATAGATGATGGTATTGGACGCACACAATCTAAGGCTTTAAAAACCGAGCATCAGCAAAAGCAAAACTCACAAGGAATGGGGAATATTAAAAAACGTGTTTCTATTCTAAATGAGATGTATAAAGATAAAGTTGATGTGTCTATTGGTGATTTTCAAAAGGAAGTCGATACCGGAACAAAAGTTATTGTAACGCTCAAAAAAGATTAAAATAAGTTTGAAGATGAAGGTAGGAACTAAATAGTTCTGCTGAAAATATTCAACTTAAAATTTATATATATGAAATTAACCGCCATAATTGTTGAAGACGAAGAAACCAGTAGAGAAATTCTAAAAAATTATCTCAAAAAGTACTGCCCAAATGTTGTTGTTTTAGGTGAAGCATCAAACGTGGAGGAGGCTTTGGTTTTAATTCGAAATAACGATTTGGATTTGGTCTTTTTAGATGTTGAAATGCCTTATGGAAATGCTTTCGATTTATTGGATAAGGTAGGCGATGTTAATTTTGAAACCGTATTTGTAACAGCCTATAATCATTATGCCATAGAGGCTTTAAATGCCCATGCGAGTTATTATTTAATGAAACCTATTTCTATTGATGAACTTATAAAGGCAGTAGATTACGTTACTGAAATAAGAACTAAGGAAAATGCGTTACAAGATGAAGTGTTAGTGCCTAAAACCAATAATATTAGTGGGAAAATAACGATTCCGCAAATCGATGGATTCGAAATTCTGAACACTGCAGATATTTTGTATTGCAAAGCCGATGATAATTATACAGAAATTTATTTGAACAATAATAAAAAGAAACTAGTTAGTAAAACACTTAAGTATTTTGAAGATGCTTTAACGGAATCTACTTTTGCTCGGGTGCATAAATCGTATTTGGTAAATGTAAACGAAGTTGTAAAATACTTAAAAGGAAAGGGCGGAAGTGTTTTACTTAGCAACGGAAAGGAAATTATGGTTTCAGCGTCTAAAAAAGCTCAGTTATTATCTTATTTTAAATAGTTTTACAATATTATTTCCGCGAAAGCGTAACCTTAAAAACTCAATTTATTATGCCTATTATAAAAACTATAAACGGAAAAACACCTCAATTACCAAGCGATTGTTACATAGCAGAAAATGCTGTAATAGTTGGCGATGTTACTGTTGGAACACAATGTAGTATTTGGTTTAGTTCCGTAATTCGTGGCGATGTGCATTACATAAAAATGGGTAACAAGGTAAACGTTCAAGATGGTGCGGTAATACATGCTACGTATCAAAAATCGCCAACAACTATAGGTAATAATGTATCTATTGGGCATAATGCCATTGTACATGGGTGCACTATTCACGATAATGTTTTGGTTGGAATGGGTAGTATCATTATGGACGATTGCGTAATTGAAAGTAATAGCATTATTGCAGCTGGAGCTGTGGTTACCAAAAATACGCGTGTAGAATCGGGTAGTATTTATGCCGGTGTACCTGCTAAAAAAGTTAAAGATATTAGCGAAGAATTGATCTCGGGAGAAATAAATCGTATAGCCGATAATTACATTAAATATTCGAGTTGGTTTAAAGAATAGTTTTTTTGAATGTGAAGTTATTGTGGTCTGAAAAACAAGGTGTACATGGTGCCAGTTGTTCCTGCACCACCGCCAAAATTTATAGCCATAGAACCATCTCCTTTTAAATCACCTCCATAAGAAATTGAACGAGAAAAACGGCCTTCGGCTTCTAATGTGAGGTTAAAACCGCCTTCGGTATTATTTATTCTATCGAACGATTTTACAGTTTTATCGGCGTTTAAATACAGTACATAACCCCAACCTTCGTATTGTTGGTTTGCACCCGTAACTAAATCTGCTATACCATCGCCATCTATATCGCCAGGTGCACACATGGCATGACCTAAGTTGGCTCCAAAAGTTCCGTTAGGATTAATATCCGTAACTAATTCATCTGTAAAGCCATTTAACCCTTCTGTTATTTTTGTTTTAGATACAACGTTGTAAGTTGTAGAATCTAAAGATAGAATCCAGATGGCACCTTTTCCTCCATCGGACATAAAAGCGCCTACGGCTAATTCTTTATTGCCATCATTATCGAGATCTCCAAGCATTGCAACTTCTCGACCACCAAACTGATCGTTATCTTCTAAACCATCGCCAAAACCACCTTGTGTTGAGCTAATGGTTACTTTGTTGGCATAAATTACTTGAGAATTGGCATTTAAAAATAAAATATCTATAGCGCCTCTATTACTGCCTCCGTCGTTAGAACCGGGAGCGCATGCTACTAAATCTATTCTTCCATCGTTATTTAAATCGCCTATAGAAGATAATCCATTGGCATTAATATTTTCGTTTTTCACAAAGTTTTTAACGGTACCATCGGCTTTTAGATGAATAATATATAAAGCATTATTTGGAGCAACGGGAGCAGCAACGGCAATGTCAGGAATGCCATCGTCATCATAATCTCCAATCCCTGCAACACCATAACCGAAAAAATTGCCTTCATTTAAAACTTCTGAAAAACCACCGGAAAGCATCGATATTTTTTGATTGGCTTTTACTGTTCCATCATTATTCATAAATAAAATGTAAACAGCTCCAGCATCGATTTCTCCATCATCATCAGATCGAGCGCCAACTACAAAGTCTATAACCCCATCACCATCAATATCACCAATTTTATCATGGTCGCGCCCAAAGCGATCTCCACTTTCTAAACTAGCGACTAAGCCTCCAGAACCTTCTGTGATAGTAACAGAGCCTTCAGGTTGATATTGTAATATGTTTTCAGGGATGACTTCTTCAGAATCATTTGAGTTTTCATTATTAGAACAAGATATAAACGTAAGTGCTACTAAAAGGACAGTTAGAATTTTCATGGTTTGTATTTAATTAATCATTAGACCTCTACTTTTATAAAAGGTTTAATCTACCGCGGTTTTACTAACTGCCAACCAATATTAGAGTGAAAGTTTGGAAATTATATCTTGAATTGTCCTTACTAATTAGAAATCGGCAATTTCAATATTGAATTTTTTATTTAACAGGGTATGCATCATTTCTGGATTACCGTTGGTTAAAAACCGATTTTCAGTAAGTTTCGTTGATGTATTTAATAAGTTGTTTTGTTGTAAAATAGCTTTAGTTTGGCGTGCTACGGCTTCACCGGAATCTATTATTTTCACGTGATTTGGTAGGATGTCGAGGAGTAATGGCATTAAATATGGGTAGTGCGTACAGCCTAAAACCAGATGGTCTATGTTGGCAGCTATCATGGGGCTGAGGTAGATTTTTAATAGTGATTTCATTTCTGAAGAATCTAATTTCCCGGATTCAATGAGGTCTACAATGCCTTCACCAACTTGTTCGATAATATGTATGCTTTTTGAAAATATCCCTGCTGTTTTTGAGAATAATGCGCTGCTTAATGTGCCCTGTGTTGCCAAGATACCGATGGCGTTTGTTTTGGTTTGTAGGGCTGCTGGTTTAATGGCGGGTTCTATGCCTATAAACGGAATTTTGTATTGGTAACGCAGATAATCTATAGCATTTGTGGTTGCTGTATTGCAAGCTACTACTATTATTTTACAGTTTTGATTGAGTAAATATTCGGTGTTTTTTATGCTTAAATCTATAATGGCATCTTTGCCTTTAGAGCCGTAAGGCGCGTGTTTGCTATCGGCTAAATAAAGCGTGTTCTCGTTTGGTAAAAGCGCGTTAATTTCTTTCCAGATGGAAGTTCCTCCAACGCCAGAATCGAAAATGCCTATAGAGTTTTTATTCATTTTAAAGCTTGTTTTTTTTGGCGTCGCGTATTTCTTTTTCTAGATGGTCTAAATATAAAATGCCACTTAAATGATCTATTTCGTGTTGAAATATTACGGCTGTAAAATCGCTTATGGTTTCATGTTTATGTTCGGCATGCATGGTATCATATTCAATATCTATTGAAAAGGAACGACTATTAAGCATATCACTGCGGTTCGGGATGGATAAACAGCCTTCTTTTACCGATTGTTTTTCCGTTGAATATTTGGTGATTTGTGGATTTAAATAGACCTCGAACGGGTGGTTCTCTTTATCGAAACGCTGTACCCATATAATGTTTTTTAGAATACCTACCTGCGGAGCGGCAATACCAACACCCATAGATATGCTATCTCTAACTGTAGCGTAGAGTCTGCTAACAAAGGTTTTTAAAACAACGTTGTTTGGCGATGGTTTTACGAATGCACTTTTCGAACGTAGTAAAAGTGAATCTTTTTTATTGGTTATTTTAAAAACACACATGGGTGCTAAACTATCGGCACTTGAAATTAACTGCGTTTGCTCTTTAGAAAAAGTTTGATTAATAAGAGATTTGCTGCCAGAACAGCTAGCTAAAATGATTAGTAATAAAAGGGGGTATATTTTAGTTTTCATTAGAGTAAACATAATAAAATAAGAACGGTTAAACTACCATTCGTTTATTTTGTTGGAGTCTAATTTAATAAAAATAAAGATTAAAATAGTAAATGCCCAAAGTCCGGAGCCACCATAACTAAAAAGTGGTAATGGAATACCGATGGTTGGAATTAAGCCCATAACCATACCTATATTGATTAAAAAGTGGATAAATACAATGGCCGCAACTCCATAGCCATAAACACGACTGAATTGCGATTTTTGAAGTTCAGCTAAGTGTAATATACGCAGTAGTAATACTACAAAAACGATTACTACAAAGGAGCTGCCAAGAAAACCCCACTCTTCGCCAACGGTGCTGAAAATATAATCGGTATGCTGTTCTGGTACAAATTTACCAGTGGTACGTGTACCTTCCATAAAACCTTTACCAGAAAGACCGCCTGAGCTTATGGCTTTTTCCGATTCGTTTAGGTTGTAAGCAAAGGTTTGCTTCATTTTCTGAAGTTTGACAGGGTCTTTTTCTAAGCGTAACCAAAGACTTATTCTATCTTGTTGGTGCGGTTGTAAAATGCTTTGATAGAAGAATTTCACCCCAAATGAAACAGATAAGGCTGCTATTAAAACAAGTGATAATTGGTATATTCTAAGTTTTCTTTTATTAATAAAATGGTAAGAAATCACCACAATAATAGCAATTATTGATGTTATTATAGCTCCGAATTTTAAAGATAAAATAGAGAGTAATATGACTGAAACAGCAAGTGTTAAATAGTATTTTGGTAAGCCTTCGCGATACAAAACAAAGAAGAAAGCGCCATAAACAATGGTACTTCCGGTGTCGTTTTGTAGTAATACAAGAAAGGCAGGTGTTATAATTATAGCAAACGTTTTAATTTGATCGCTAAAGTTTTTAATGTTGGTGTTTAAATCACTAATATATTTGGCGACGGCCAAGGCTGTGGCTGTTTTTGCAAATTCACTAGGTTGCAACGTCATGCCTCCAATGGCATACCAAGATGTAGCTCCGTTTACGTTTTTACCGAATATAAAGAGCCCGACTAGGGATAACATGGATATAATATAGATGAGGCTAGAGAAACGTTCGTAGAACTTAGCATCTATAGCTAAGAGTAGTATAATTAAACCAAAGGTTAAAAAAATGAAAACAAGTTGTTTACCGAAGGGTTGAGAAAGATCGAAATAATCTAAAGTTACTCCGGTGTGTGATGCCGATAAAATATTAAGCCAACCAAAACCTACTAAAAGAAAAAATAGAAAGATAGTAATCCAATCGAATTTAAAATGTCTGTTAGTGTCTCTAACCATTAATTTGCTGTTTTATGTATTTTATTCAGCTCTGTTTTTAGTCGATTGTATTCCTTGTCTTCAACAATTTGCAAGCTTGTTTGTCCGTTAATTCTAAAAGGTTCACCAGAATAAGGTTTAGCATATTCGTTCTCTAAACTATGCTTTAAAAGCCACTCTTCTAAATCTTTTCGGGTAATTTCTTTTTTAATATGTTTTTCAATCATTAAACTGGCAATTCGTCCAGCAAAACGACTTCCCCAGTATCCGTTTTCAACAAAAACAGCAATAGCTATTTTAGGGTTATCTTTTGGTGCAAAGGCTAAAAATATAGAATGGTCGGTAAGCTGTGTTCTTACGCTATCAATTTTTACAAAGTTTTCTACAGTTCCAGTTTTTCCACAAATGTCAATATCTTTTACTTGTAAAGATGCTGCCGTACCTTGTTTGTAAACTTGTAGCATACCCTCGATAACAGGTTCGAAATTTTGCTTGTCTATAGTAGTTATTTTAGGTTTTGTAAATTGTTCTGGTAAAGTTTCGTTTTCAATACTTTTTATAATGTGTGGCGTAAAATAATGACCACGATTAGCAATCGCAGCAGCCATGTTTGCTAATTGAATTGGTGTTGTAGCAACTTCTCCTTGACCAATGGAATTAGAAATGGTGTAAGTAGAGTAGAAGGTGTTTGGATAGATATGTTTGTAATAAGCACGGTCTGGAATACGTCCTTTTTGACCTACATATAAATCGTTGTTTAAAAATTCACCTAACCCAAAACTTTTAGCATGATTACTCCAGGTATCAATACCTGCTGAAGCATTACCGTTTTTATCTAAAATTTTTCGGTATGTAGTAGCAAAGTATGCATTGCACGAGCGTTGTATACCAGAAATCATATCATTTCTAGTACCGCTGTGGCAGTGACATTTCATAAATCTATTTCCGTATTTATAACCTGCGTAACAGGTAACAGTTTCATCTGGAGTTACAACGCCTTCTTGTAAAGCGATTAAGGCATTCATTAATTTAAATGGTGATCCTGGCTCATAAACGCCTTGTAAACTTCTATTGAAAAGAGGTTTGGCAATAGAATCGTTATAGAGTTTGGTGAAATTTTTAGAACGATTTCTTCCTACTAAAATATTAGGATCGTAGGTTGGTGCTGCAACCATGGCTAAGATTTCTCCAGACGATGGTTCTATGGCAATAACACCACCACGTTTATTCTGCATAAGCAATTCGCCGTAGGCCTGTAAATCGGCATCAATTGTGATTTTAATGTCTTTACCTTGTTCTGGAGTAATATCGAATTCGCCATCTTTATACGGGCCGATATCTCGATTGAATCTATCTTTTTGAATAAATTTTAAACCTTTAACACCACGCAACGTTTCTTCATAAGAAGCCTCAATACCTTGTTTTCCGATAAGGTCACCCATTTTGTAGTAATCGTCACGATTTAGAATGGCATTGTTTACCTCTCCAATATCACCTAAAACGTTGGCGCCAATAGTGGTTTCGTAATGTCTAAGTGAACGTTTTTGAATGTAGAAACCTTTAAACTTGCGCATTTTTTCTTGTAACACAGCATAATCAGATTTTGATAAATGTGAAACAAAAACAGATGATAATCTTGGAGAATAACGACGTGCTTTGTTGTATGTTGAGATGAATTTTTCTTTATCAATTTTTAAAAGATTACAAAATTCTAAAGTATCTAGTGGTTCTACTTCGCGCGGAATCACCATGACATCGTATGATGGCTGATTGGAAACTAAAAGCTCCCCGTTTCTGTCGTATACAAAGCCTCTTTTTGGGTAATCCCATACTTTTCTAATGGCATTATCATCGTATAAACTGTCTGAATTCGAGCTGTACACTTGAAGATAAAAAAGCCTAGAAATAAATAAAACACCAACAAGAATGATGGAGATAAAAAGTAAAAATTGTCTCATTTC
The window above is part of the Algibacter sp. L3A6 genome. Proteins encoded here:
- the def gene encoding peptide deformylase, whose amino-acid sequence is MKTKIYPLLLLIILASCSGSKSLINQTFSKEQTQLISSADSLAPMCVFKITNKKDSLLLRSKSAFVKPSPNNVVLKTFVSRLYATVRDSISMGVGIAAPQVGILKNIIWVQRFDKENHPFEVYLNPQITKYSTEKQSVKEGCLSIPNRSDMLNSRSFSIDIEYDTMHAEHKHETISDFTAVIFQHEIDHLSGILYLDHLEKEIRDAKKNKL
- the rodA gene encoding rod shape-determining protein RodA — its product is MVRDTNRHFKFDWITIFLFFLLVGFGWLNILSASHTGVTLDYFDLSQPFGKQLVFIFLTFGLIILLLAIDAKFYERFSSLIYIISMLSLVGLFIFGKNVNGATSWYAIGGMTLQPSEFAKTATALAVAKYISDLNTNIKNFSDQIKTFAIIITPAFLVLLQNDTGSTIVYGAFFFVLYREGLPKYYLTLAVSVILLSILSLKFGAIITSIIAIIVVISYHFINKRKLRIYQLSLVLIAALSVSFGVKFFYQSILQPHQQDRISLWLRLEKDPVKLQKMKQTFAYNLNESEKAISSGGLSGKGFMEGTRTTGKFVPEQHTDYIFSTVGEEWGFLGSSFVVIVFVVLLLRILHLAELQKSQFSRVYGYGVAAIVFIHFLINIGMVMGLIPTIGIPLPLFSYGGSGLWAFTILIFIFIKLDSNKINEW
- the murI gene encoding glutamate racemase; translation: MNKNSIGIFDSGVGGTSIWKEINALLPNENTLYLADSKHAPYGSKGKDAIIDLSIKNTEYLLNQNCKIIVVACNTATTNAIDYLRYQYKIPFIGIEPAIKPAALQTKTNAIGILATQGTLSSALFSKTAGIFSKSIHIIEQVGEGIVDLIESGKLDSSEMKSLLKIYLSPMIAANIDHLVLGCTHYPYLMPLLLDILPNHVKIIDSGEAVARQTKAILQQNNLLNTSTKLTENRFLTNGNPEMMHTLLNKKFNIEIADF
- a CDS encoding integrin alpha, with product MKILTVLLVALTFISCSNNENSNDSEEVIPENILQYQPEGSVTITEGSGGLVASLESGDRFGRDHDKIGDIDGDGVIDFVVGARSDDDGEIDAGAVYILFMNNDGTVKANQKISMLSGGFSEVLNEGNFFGYGVAGIGDYDDDGIPDIAVAAPVAPNNALYIIHLKADGTVKNFVKNENINANGLSSIGDLNNDGRIDLVACAPGSNDGGSNRGAIDILFLNANSQVIYANKVTISSTQGGFGDGLEDNDQFGGREVAMLGDLDNDGNKELAVGAFMSDGGKGAIWILSLDSTTYNVVSKTKITEGLNGFTDELVTDINPNGTFGANLGHAMCAPGDIDGDGIADLVTGANQQYEGWGYVLYLNADKTVKSFDRINNTEGGFNLTLEAEGRFSRSISYGGDLKGDGSMAINFGGGAGTTGTMYTLFFRPQ
- the mrdA gene encoding penicillin-binding protein 2, translating into MRQFLLFISIILVGVLFISRLFYLQVYSSNSDSLYDDNAIRKVWDYPKRGFVYDRNGELLVSNQPSYDVMVIPREVEPLDTLEFCNLLKIDKEKFISTYNKARRYSPRLSSVFVSHLSKSDYAVLQEKMRKFKGFYIQKRSLRHYETTIGANVLGDIGEVNNAILNRDDYYKMGDLIGKQGIEASYEETLRGVKGLKFIQKDRFNRDIGPYKDGEFDITPEQGKDIKITIDADLQAYGELLMQNKRGGVIAIEPSSGEILAMVAAPTYDPNILVGRNRSKNFTKLYNDSIAKPLFNRSLQGVYEPGSPFKLMNALIALQEGVVTPDETVTCYAGYKYGNRFMKCHCHSGTRNDMISGIQRSCNAYFATTYRKILDKNGNASAGIDTWSNHAKSFGLGEFLNNDLYVGQKGRIPDRAYYKHIYPNTFYSTYTISNSIGQGEVATTPIQLANMAAAIANRGHYFTPHIIKSIENETLPEQFTKPKITTIDKQNFEPVIEGMLQVYKQGTAASLQVKDIDICGKTGTVENFVKIDSVRTQLTDHSIFLAFAPKDNPKIAIAVFVENGYWGSRFAGRIASLMIEKHIKKEITRKDLEEWLLKHSLENEYAKPYSGEPFRINGQTSLQIVEDKEYNRLKTELNKIHKTAN